The nucleotide window GCACGTCAAAACCGTTTAAGTGAAAGGGGCAAACAACTGTATAAACGACGGAGTCAGACCATTGAGCGCAGCTTCGCTGACGCCAAAGAACTTCATGGGCTTCGTTATGCACGCTACAGGGGGCTTGCCAAAGTCAGAGAGCAATGCCTCCTTATTGCCGTGGCTCAAAACATCAAAAAAATGGCCTTGCTCCTCTCGAAGAGAGGAAAAGGCTTTGTGATCCGCCTAATTTACCAAATCTAATTTCCTTTATCTGTTTATTTCCCATAAACATGCAACCCCTGGCGCTTTTCTTGCGAAAAGAGCCAGGGGGTTTGTCATCAATCTCGGGAGGCCGGATCTTCATCCGGCCTCCTTTTCGTTCATCCCCCTCAATGTGGGCCGCCCTTCCCCCTTCCACTGGATGAGCACCTTGAAGATGTCCCCCATTCCGCCGGGCAGGATCAATTGCCGGACGGCCCGGTTCCGCCGCGCCACTTCGCTGAAGGGATCGGGATTTTGGTGATCTTGAAGGTAATTCAGTATGCCGGAACGGACCAGCCAATCCCCCTGGGTGGTGCAGAGGAGAGGCTTCAATCCCGCCTCCTCGCCCCATGCCCGGAGCGCTTCAAAGTTGACGTCGCTGGTGAGATCCTCCTCGCCGGGGGCCCGGTAGGGGTCCCCGTGCACCCGATGTCTGGAAAAACAGCGCAGGGTTCCCTGGGGGCGGGCGGGACCGGACACCTCTTCCGTGTCGCCGCCGTAATCGACGGTGATGACAAATCCCTCATCCAGCCAATTCCCCACTTCCGCAATCCAATCCCGGGCATCCAGATTCACTTCGGCCTGCTGCCCTTCCTCCAGCCGCAGGCCGAAGCGGCGAACATAATCCCGCAGGGCATCGGTCGACAGGGGGCCGTCCACCTCGAAAAACCTGCCGTCGCGCCTCGTGACGTAGATCTCCCGCAGGCGTCCCTCCCTCATCCGGATCCGGTGTACGGGAAACGCGTCCAGCAACTCATTGCTGACAACCACCGCTGGCATCCCGCCGGGGAGGTCGGAAATCCGGTCCGCCCAGCGGAGGGGATAGGGAGCGCTCTGCAGGCGACTTTCCTGCAAACGGCGGTGATAGGGACTCGTCTCCACCAGGCAACACACCAGCTCCTCCCTGCCGATCCCCTTCTCCCAAAGCCCCCTGATCATCTGCTCCATCAGCCGCCCGTCCCCCGCTCCCACTTCCACCAGCATCCATCGACGACGCGGCAAAAAAAAACGGCGCATCTCTTCGATGACATCGCTCATCACGCGGCCGAAAAGATCGCCCACATGGGAACTGGTATAATAATCCCCTTCCCTGCCGATCTTGGTTCCTTCCCGCCGGTAATACCCCCACCGGGGATGGTACAGACAAAGTTCCATATACCGGCGAAAAGGGATGGCCCGGCGCGGAGACGAAGCGATTTCACCGGAAATCACCCGAACCAGCTCTGCCGACACCTTCCTAAGACACCCCCCACGGTTGACGCCCCTATTTCGCCAAAATCTCCAGGACCATCGACTCGATCTGACCCTCCTGCATCTGCCCCGACACCTTCCGGACCACCTTGCCCTCCGGCGAAACAAAGATCGAAGAAGGAATGGGGCCGATTCCGTACAGCCGGGTCACGTCCCGGTCCGGATCCAGCAGAATGGGAAAGGTGAGGTCCAGATGGCGGACGAAACCGTCCACGGTCACCTCCGTCTCGGCGATGTTGACCGCCAACACCTCCAGACCCTTGTCCCGGTGGCGTTCGTACACCCGCTGGATGGCCGGCATTTCGTCCCGGCAGGGTTTGCACCAGGAGGCCCAGAAGTTGATCAGCACCCCTTTTCCCCGGAAATCGCTTAACCTGACCGTTTTGCCGTCCAGGGTGGTCAGTTCGAAATCCGGGGCCGTCCGGCCGACCTCTACCGCTTCCGACTCGCCGGTCTGGTAAAGGGCAAAGCCGATCAAAACCAACATGACAACCATGAGCAACCTTCTGATCCAAAAGCGCGTTCGCCGATCCATGATTTCACCCGTTCCGTTGCTTCCCCGGCCGTTCAACGGCTCTTCACCATCAGCTCGACGGCTTCGAGGACCATTTTTTTCGTGTCTCCCGATTCGCCCTTCTCCAGTTCCTCCCGGAGACAGCGTTCCAAATTGTTGCACACGATGACGGCAATGGCCCGGTCGATTGCCGAGCGGATGGCGGTCATCTGCATCACGACGTCTTTGCAGTTTTTTCCCTCGTCCATCATCCGCAGCACCCCCCGGACCTGTCCCTCGATCCGGCGCAGGCGCTTCAGGACGTCATCGCCGTATTCCAATCCGCCTTCCTCCTTTCGGGACAAAAATGCCGAGAATTTCTCCGCTTGCCCGGCTCCCGTCACGCTTGGGATCCCTTCAAAACCCGGTAAAACCTCCGGTCCATTGGGTCAGCCAAGCGATGATCGCCGTCATCTGGTCGAAATAGAGCAGGATGCCGAAAAGGACCATCAGCGCGCCCCCCACCTTCATCAACCGGTTGGAATATTTGAGGATCCACCGGGTTCTCCCCAGGAAAAAGGCCATGACGAAAAAGGGAATGGCAAAGCCCAGGGTATAAGCGGTGATATATCCCAACCCCGACGCGGGATCGGTCAGGGACAGGGCCAGGACGGAAGCGAGGATCGGCCCCACGCAGGGCGTCCATCCGGCCGCAAACCCCATCCCGACCAGAATGGATCCGACATAACCCAGGCGGCGTTTCTGAAGGGCTCCGATCCGCACGTCCCGCATCATGAAGGAAGGCTGGAACACCCCCAGCAAAAACAGTCCCATCACGAAGATCAGGACGCCCCCCAGCATGCGGATCATGTCTTGATATTCCTGAAAGAGGCGTCCCAGCCAGCTGACCGAAAAGCCCAAGGCGTAGAAAATGACGGAAAAACCCAAGATGAAAAAGAGCGTGTGAATCATCGTCGCCCGGCGAATCTGAAGGGGCTGCGATCGATCCGTCAGCTGGCTGACGGACACCCCGGTTATGTAGGAAATGTACGAGGGATACAAAGGGAGACAGCACGGGGAGACAAAGGAGAGCACCCCGGCCCCGAAGGCGAGCCACCACGTCACTTCCGCCACGATTCATCCCTCCCCCCGACAGGGTCTTCCTGCCTCACTTGGTCTTCACCAGTTGCTCCATGAGATCAAAAATCTGCTCCCTTGACATCGCGCCCATCTGCTTGTGAATAATCACTCCCTCTTCGTTCACCGCGTAGGTCATGGGAATGGACATCACGCCGTAGCGATCGGCCACCTCTCCCTTTTCATCCAGCAGCACCGGGAAGGTGAATCCTTCGGAGGAGAGGTATTCCTTCATCTTGTCCAGATCATCCGTCCCCGTCAAATTGACCATGAGAAAATTGACCCGGTCCCCGTATTTTTCGTAAGCCTCCTGGATGTGGGGCATCTCCATCTTGCAGGGAGGGCACCAGGAAGCCCAGAGATTGATAAAGGAAGGCTTGCCTCCGTTTTTCGTCAGCTCCACCGTCTTCCCGTCCAGGGTCCTCAGTTTGAAATTGGGGGCGCGAAAGCCTTGTTGCGGCTTTTCCACGGCGCTGGAATCCTGAGGGGGCGACGAAGGGGCCTCCTCAGACTTCGCCGTCGATTCCTCGGGCCCTTTCACCGGCGCCTCGTCGCTCGTTTCCCCTTTGCTTCCGCCCATCCAGACGGCCCCGGCCACCGCGAGGATGATCACCAGCATGATCAATCCGTTACGCAGATTCATATTGATTTCCCCTTTCAGGTCTTGCAAAAAACCAGCTGGCCAACCAGCCGGCGACGGCAATGACAACAAACGCCCACTGGCTCCAGGAAAGGTTCAGCCATACCGTGAGCGGTTCCCAATCAAAATAGGATATGATCAGAAGACCGATCCCTCCCGCCAGGGACACCCATGCGAAGGTTTCCCCGGGACGCAAACGGCTTCGACCACGCCACCACCAAAACAGAATGGCGGAAAGGAGCAGGAGGCGGTATAGGTGAATCGGATGAACCCTTACCCCCTCCCCTATGATTATACCCCAGGGCAGATCGGTTGGCTTTCCCCAATTTTGAAAAATGATCGAATAACCGATGCCGGTGAAAAGGGCGACGAGAGCCGCCGCATCCAGCCCCCGGGAAAGGGGGATTTGAAGGCGCCGAAAAGAGAGGGTAAGATACACCGCCGTGATCCCGCCCGCGATCATCGCGCCCTTGGGCGAACCGCTCAGATACAGAATGGCGGACGGATGCCGAAGGGTCGAAAGGGGATCCGTAAACAGGGGGCTGATTTCGTACAAAATGAAATACATCAGGAACGCTCCCAAAAACCGTTCCGACCAGCGGGCCTTGTCTTCCGGAAGAAGGCGATCCGCCGCTCTGGCCGAAAGCCAGACCAGAAGGGCCAGTGCCAACGTGGTGACGGGAAGAAGAAAAGGGCCCAACCGGACGGGCTCCGCTTCGATCAAGTCATCTCCCTCCTCCCAGTGGGACCCTCCCCTTGGCGGGTTATCTGAACCCGTGAAGAAACGGATTGGTCTCCTGTTCCCGGCCGACGGTGGTTTCCGGTCCGTGGCCCGGGCAGACCCGGGTTTCCTCGGGCAACACCATCAGATGATCGTGGATGGAGCGCATCAGGGTGTCAAAATCCCCGCCGGGAAGATCGGTCCGGCCGATCGAACCGGCGAACAGCACATCGCCGCTCACCACCAGCCCGTCCAGAGCGTAGGTGACGCTGCCCGGAGAATGTCCCGGGGTGTGCAGCACCCGAAAGGTGTGTCCAAAAAAGACCAGGGACTCGCCGCCTTCCAGATAATGATCCGCCTCCCGGCAGCGGACGGGTTCCAACCCCGGCCACAATCCGGAGCCGTTTTTCAGGGGATCCGTCAGCCAATCCTCTTCAAGGCGATGAACGTAAACGGGGGCGCCGGTCTTTTCCCTCACCGGCTCGACGGCGCCGATGTGGTCAAAGTGGGCATGGGTCAGCAGAACGGCCTCCACCTGTAGCCCCAACTCACCGATCCTCGTCAGCACCCGATCCGGTTCCGCCCCGGGATCGACCACCACGCCGCGACGGGAATGTTCGTCGTAAAGCAGGTAACAATTGGCCATCAACGGCCCCAAAGCAAGCGATTCAACGCGCACGCCCACACCACCTTTCGGTCTTGCCGATCTTTTTTTATTCTACACGGAAGATGTCACCGGATCAAAAGAGCCCTTCGGGCGCATCAATACATGGATTGATCCAAAGCGGTTACACTAGGAACGAACCTAAGAATTCGGAAAGGAAGAAAGGTCATGATGCGTGCCCTGACCCTGATTTTCCTCGCTGCCGTGTGGCTTCTGGGATGCCAACCGGCCAACAAACCTCCGGCCAATGAGTCGGCTCCTTCCCCGAATACAACCCAAAAGATTCGGGTGGACCAAACCGCTCCCGAAAGCCGCCGCACCGATCGGAATCAAGCCGTCGCCGAACGGATGGTCCGCATTGCCACAAGCTTTCCCCAGGTGAAAAGCGCCACCGCGGTCGTGGCCGGGCGATACACCATCGTCGGCATCGACGTGGATCCCACCTTGGATCGCGGGCGGGTGGGAACCCTCAAGTACAGCGTGGCCCAGGCCCTTCATGAAGATCCCCAGGGCAAGAATGCTCTGGTGACAGCCGATGTGGATCTGGTGCAGCGGCTTCGGGAATTGGCCGACGATATGCGCGCCGGCCGCCCTGCCGCCGGCATTGCCGAAGAGTTGGCGGAGATTGCCGCCCGAATCATGCCCCAACCCTCCAAGGAAGTCCCCCGGCAGGAACAGCCCCCCACCCGGCTGGATCAGGAACGGCTCAACCAAACGCCCAACCCCTCCCCCGCCGGGAAGGCGTCCCACTAAAAGGCCGGCGATGCGCCGGCCTTTTTTCATGCAAACATCACTTCCTCAGCGCGTTCAAAACCTGGCGATCCAGCTTGGCCGCCGCCTCCTCGTCGTACGTCTTTTCATAAACCGGTTCCTGCACGATCCGGGCCCCGTAAAACATGGCATTGCGGACCGCCTCCACCGACACGTCGATCCGGGCCAGCTTGATCACCACCCCTTCCATCGGCTTTTCCGTCACCTGTGCCCTTCCATATACGGCATAGGTGGAATCGGGGCCGACCACGGTCAGCACGACCCGCGGATTGGCTTCCACATTGGTCACGATCCGGGAACGATGTCCCACGGCGAGGCGAATCCGCCCCGGTTCCGGGGCATGCACCCAGGAGACGGCGCTCACCCACGGCCCGCCGGTTTCCGCATCGACGGTGGAAAGCAGGACAAATTGTTCCCTCTGCAGTTTTTCATGAAGTTGCTCTGTCAAAACGTCCGCAATCACTTCAGCCATCGCAAATCCTCCCCGTTTGTCCGCGGATGGAGGGCGCGCAAAAAAACGGGCCGTCGGCCCGATGCGGCGCACCCTTCCCGTTTTTTGACGGGATTTCCCCATCCCTAGTATACTAAGGTTATCCAAAAAAACGGCGAAAATGTTTCAAATGCCCGAAGAAAGCGAGCGACAAAGGTCGATGAAAATTTGTTGCATCCTGTGCGATCGATATTTTACCCCTGACAAAATGCAGATCAAAAAGCTCCGCAAACACCCGCACCGGATCATCCTCTGTCCCGAATGTCACGAGCGGATTGCGGAACGGGTCCGAAAGCGCAAAAAGCTACAATCCCTCAAGCGTCATCCGGAAGGTTGAACCGGGGTTCCGCTTCGATGTCCCTCAGAAGCTGCTCGGCCGAATCCCGGTCAAACACGCGGGATTTCCATTCCTCCCCCTGCAGGTAATGAACCCGGTAGACCGAATCATCCGACTCCAGTCGCAGTTCCTTCACCTGATGGTCTTCCCTCAAGATCTGCTCGAAGAACTGCACGGTATCCCGGGCCGAGCGATCCCTCGGCCGCGCATCTCCCACGATGCGGATCTGCAACCAGTTGAACAGCGCATCCGTCAGCTTCATGCCCTACACCTTCTTCCCCTTTTGCTCTTCCGACCGGGATTTCCTCTCCGTCATGGCCATGCGGATGCGGGCCACGCCGATCAGAACCACGCTGATGACCAGGATGGGAACGATCGGAAATTGCAGCATGTGGAAGAGGAGAAGCAGGAAACACCCCAGCGCAAGGAACACATACACCACCAGCGCCTTCAAGGGAGGGAGGGGACGGGCAAAGGCGACTTTGTAAACGATCCCCGTCAGGATGAGAATGACAAAGTAGGCGACAA belongs to Planifilum fulgidum and includes:
- a CDS encoding pyridoxamine 5'-phosphate oxidase family protein, with amino-acid sequence MAEVIADVLTEQLHEKLQREQFVLLSTVDAETGGPWVSAVSWVHAPEPGRIRLAVGHRSRIVTNVEANPRVVLTVVGPDSTYAVYGRAQVTEKPMEGVVIKLARIDVSVEAVRNAMFYGARIVQEPVYEKTYDEEAAAKLDRQVLNALRK
- a CDS encoding DUF2197 domain-containing protein; translation: MKICCILCDRYFTPDKMQIKKLRKHPHRIILCPECHERIAERVRKRKKLQSLKRHPEG
- a CDS encoding class I SAM-dependent methyltransferase — protein: MSAELVRVISGEIASSPRRAIPFRRYMELCLYHPRWGYYRREGTKIGREGDYYTSSHVGDLFGRVMSDVIEEMRRFFLPRRRWMLVEVGAGDGRLMEQMIRGLWEKGIGREELVCCLVETSPYHRRLQESRLQSAPYPLRWADRISDLPGGMPAVVVSNELLDAFPVHRIRMREGRLREIYVTRRDGRFFEVDGPLSTDALRDYVRRFGLRLEEGQQAEVNLDARDWIAEVGNWLDEGFVITVDYGGDTEEVSGPARPQGTLRCFSRHRVHGDPYRAPGEEDLTSDVNFEALRAWGEEAGLKPLLCTTQGDWLVRSGILNYLQDHQNPDPFSEVARRNRAVRQLILPGGMGDIFKVLIQWKGEGRPTLRGMNEKEAG
- a CDS encoding TlpA family protein disulfide reductase, with the protein product MNLRNGLIMLVIILAVAGAVWMGGSKGETSDEAPVKGPEESTAKSEEAPSSPPQDSSAVEKPQQGFRAPNFKLRTLDGKTVELTKNGGKPSFINLWASWCPPCKMEMPHIQEAYEKYGDRVNFLMVNLTGTDDLDKMKEYLSSEGFTFPVLLDEKGEVADRYGVMSIPMTYAVNEEGVIIHKQMGAMSREQIFDLMEQLVKTK
- a CDS encoding YlaH-like family protein, which gives rise to MEIIDQALERPVVAYFVILILTGIVYKVAFARPLPPLKALVVYVFLALGCFLLLLFHMLQFPIVPILVISVVLIGVARIRMAMTERKSRSEEQKGKKV
- a CDS encoding metal-sensitive transcriptional regulator; this translates as MEYGDDVLKRLRRIEGQVRGVLRMMDEGKNCKDVVMQMTAIRSAIDRAIAVIVCNNLERCLREELEKGESGDTKKMVLEAVELMVKSR
- a CDS encoding YhcN/YlaJ family sporulation lipoprotein; this encodes MMRALTLIFLAAVWLLGCQPANKPPANESAPSPNTTQKIRVDQTAPESRRTDRNQAVAERMVRIATSFPQVKSATAVVAGRYTIVGIDVDPTLDRGRVGTLKYSVAQALHEDPQGKNALVTADVDLVQRLRELADDMRAGRPAAGIAEELAEIAARIMPQPSKEVPRQEQPPTRLDQERLNQTPNPSPAGKASH
- a CDS encoding transposase, which translates into the protein ARQNRLSERGKQLYKRRSQTIERSFADAKELHGLRYARYRGLAKVREQCLLIAVAQNIKKMALLLSKRGKGFVIRLIYQI
- a CDS encoding cytochrome c biogenesis CcdA family protein, with amino-acid sequence MAEVTWWLAFGAGVLSFVSPCCLPLYPSYISYITGVSVSQLTDRSQPLQIRRATMIHTLFFILGFSVIFYALGFSVSWLGRLFQEYQDMIRMLGGVLIFVMGLFLLGVFQPSFMMRDVRIGALQKRRLGYVGSILVGMGFAAGWTPCVGPILASVLALSLTDPASGLGYITAYTLGFAIPFFVMAFFLGRTRWILKYSNRLMKVGGALMVLFGILLYFDQMTAIIAWLTQWTGGFTGF
- the resA gene encoding thiol-disulfide oxidoreductase ResA; amino-acid sequence: MDRRTRFWIRRLLMVVMLVLIGFALYQTGESEAVEVGRTAPDFELTTLDGKTVRLSDFRGKGVLINFWASWCKPCRDEMPAIQRVYERHRDKGLEVLAVNIAETEVTVDGFVRHLDLTFPILLDPDRDVTRLYGIGPIPSSIFVSPEGKVVRKVSGQMQEGQIESMVLEILAK
- a CDS encoding MBL fold metallo-hydrolase encodes the protein MRVESLALGPLMANCYLLYDEHSRRGVVVDPGAEPDRVLTRIGELGLQVEAVLLTHAHFDHIGAVEPVREKTGAPVYVHRLEEDWLTDPLKNGSGLWPGLEPVRCREADHYLEGGESLVFFGHTFRVLHTPGHSPGSVTYALDGLVVSGDVLFAGSIGRTDLPGGDFDTLMRSIHDHLMVLPEETRVCPGHGPETTVGREQETNPFLHGFR